The genomic interval ATACGCGTCGGCGCGCGCGCGAATCGATGCAGTCGTTTCCAGGCCGCCCATGCCCGGCATATTCATGTCCATGACGATAGCGTCGATCACGCCGTCCGCCTGCAGATGCGCGAGCACGGCCTGCCCGTGCTCGGCCTCCACGACGCTCGCGCCGCATCGCTCCAGATAGGCTTTGGCCACCAGCCGGCTGTAGGTGTCGTCGTCCGCGACGAGGATCGATTTGCCGGAGAACGCGTCGGATTTCTGGCTCAGATGGTGGCGGTTGCCGTTCTCGACGAGCGCCTGCAGCGTGGTGATCAATTCGATCACGCTGCAGGATTTGCTGATGATTCCGTCCATGCCGGCGCGCCGGGCGAGCACACGCACCACACTCCCAGGCTCGGCGGTATAAGCGGCAATCAGGACATTCCAGCCTGGATGGTCGTGACCGGCGCGAATTCTCTCTGCAGTCGTGTAGCCGTCCAGAACCGGCATGTTGATGTCCATCAACACGAGGTCATACGGGGCCGACTCGCGGAGCACGGTCAACGCAAGCGCGCCATTTTCCGCTTCGCTCACGTGCGCGCCCACTTTCGACAATGCACGACAGGCGCGCGCACGCTGAGCGGCGTCGTCGTCCACCACGAGAATGCGCCGGTCTTTGAACACCGGCGTGGCGCGTTCAAAAATCCGCTGCTCGTGTTCTACGATCTCGCTCTTCGGGACGACGGGAAATCGCAGCGTGAATTCCGTGAACTTGCCGACTTCCGAGCGGCAACTGATGCTACCGCCGAAGGCGCGCATCGCGCGCTGGCAGTAAGCGAGTCCGAGTCCCGTGCCGCCCGAAGTGCCCGCGGTACGGAAAGGCTCGAACAGATGCGACACCATCTCGGGCGCAATGCCGGGCCCCGTGTCGCGAACCATGACCGACTGCTGTTCGATCGTCAGTGTGAGCGTGGCCGCCGGGTGTGTGGCGATGTGATGCAGCGCGTTCTTGATGAGATTGAACAGCGTGAACAGATAGACGGTTTCGTCGACCTTGAAGGTAAAGTCTTCCCGCACCACCAACCTGACCTTGCCGCGTTCCTTTTCGTCGCCGAAGCCGTATTCTTCCAGCGCCTTACGCGTGGTGCCCGTCGCGCTCAGATACGTAAGGTAGTCCGGGCGAATGGGTTTGGCGCTGACCTCGTCCAGCGTCATGGCAATAATGCGCAGGCCGCGCTCGATCGACAACTGCCCCTGGGCGAGATGACGATATAGCCCAGCGGCGCTCTCGTTCCTGTCGTGCCGGTCGTGGTGTTTGTCGTGTGTGAGGGCGAGCGGGCGGTTGGCTCCCATCGTAGCGGGCAGGGCTTCTTCCACGCGATCCAGCACATAGCGCAACTGGCTGAGAGGGTTGCGCATTTCATGCGCGATCGAACCGGCGAGAGCCTGCAACGCGCGGTTCTTTTCGACGAAGATGCGTCCTTTACTGATCGCATGGCTGAACGCCATGCTGCAAAGGACGACAACCGGCAGCAAGGCGAGATTCGACTGATCGGCCGCGGTCACGACGATCGGCACCGGCGAACTGATCACCGCGGCAAGCGCCCCGGAAAAAACGCCAATGCCGATGCAGCCCATCAGCAAAAGCGGATTGTCGATGCACAGCGCCATGATGAAGATCATCATGACCTCGGTCATCATCCACATGGTGGAGAATGAATTTCTGATCGCGAGAAATGTGCAAACGAATGGCAGGACGTAGATCAGGCAGCAATGCCAGTAGATCAGCAGGTAATGATTGAACCGCTTTGGCCAGCGTGCCTGGAAAATCAATGGAATGCAGACGAGCGCCGCGCTGAGCCGAAGGGCGAGATTGTCGTAAGGCTGTGGCAGGACATAGGTCCAGACTACGTAGTAGATGGGGTGGCACAGGAGGCCAAGTGCGCCGCCCCATCGTATTGCAAACCGGCTTCGTTCCAGCACGTCCCGCATGCTCTCGCGCGGCATTAACATCAGGCCTCCAGTGACGTTCTACGACCCCATCAATTCTTGCTTGCCGCGAACTTGCGCATCCGCCAACTCGATCGGCGAACCGTCTTTCCCGTGGAAAGGGCCGACCGTGAAGCCGTACTTCTTCAGCAGGCTGTGCGTGTACGAGACGGACCACACGGGCGGGCTGCCGATGATGAAGTCGGACGCAATGCCTTCCTGCCAGGCGGAGTAGCCTTCGGCGAAACAGGTATAGCAGTCGCGCGTGCTCGGCAGCCGGAACGGGAACGCGGTGTCGAGTCCGGCAGGGCCACGGGCGAAGCACTCAATATATAGCGTATGACCGCGTGACGCGAGTTCAGCCTCGACGCTCGCCGCCCGCGGATGGGAGTCGTCGATCCAGAACTGCGCACGCTTGAGATCGGCCGCGGTGAGGTAGGGCACGCTGGTGCTGCTCGCCAGGATCGCGCCGTCGAAGTCCGGCAACGGCGTGTTCGGGCTAAAGGTGTGCACGGAGACCCGCGTTTTACCGAGCAGGTCCGATGCCATCAACTCCCTGGCTTGCTCCGTGAGCAGGTTCACCTTGTCCGGCAGGTCGATCAGAACAAGCTCGCGCGGTGCATCTTTATAGAGCGCGTATTTGGCCACCGTCGTGCCGAGCCGGCCGGCCGCGCCGAATAGAGCAAGCCTGGTCTTGCCGAATTCGAGGTCGAGCTCATTGCAGCAGTGCATGGCCCAGTCTTTCAGCATCGCGGCGGTGGCGGCGTGGCCCGTGGTGATATGCGGCGGTTTGGTATCGCGCGGCAGTGCCCCGTAGTTGCAGGCGTAAGGCGTTGAGGCGCCCATCGCCACCATGTTCAGGCCGGCCTGTCTTGCCAGCTCCAGCGCCGGGAAAAATTGCGTCTCGCGGAATCGCTTGATGCCGCGCGGGCTGCCGAGCCACATTTCCAGCGGCACCGGGCAGGCAATATTGGCGCCGATGATCTGGGAGCCCGAATAGATCGGTGAGGCAATGAAAGGCTTGGTGTTCCAAAGCTCTTCTTCGAATGACGCATT from Paraburkholderia phytofirmans PsJN carries:
- a CDS encoding ATP-binding response regulator, with protein sequence MLMPRESMRDVLERSRFAIRWGGALGLLCHPIYYVVWTYVLPQPYDNLALRLSAALVCIPLIFQARWPKRFNHYLLIYWHCCLIYVLPFVCTFLAIRNSFSTMWMMTEVMMIFIMALCIDNPLLLMGCIGIGVFSGALAAVISSPVPIVVTAADQSNLALLPVVVLCSMAFSHAISKGRIFVEKNRALQALAGSIAHEMRNPLSQLRYVLDRVEEALPATMGANRPLALTHDKHHDRHDRNESAAGLYRHLAQGQLSIERGLRIIAMTLDEVSAKPIRPDYLTYLSATGTTRKALEEYGFGDEKERGKVRLVVREDFTFKVDETVYLFTLFNLIKNALHHIATHPAATLTLTIEQQSVMVRDTGPGIAPEMVSHLFEPFRTAGTSGGTGLGLAYCQRAMRAFGGSISCRSEVGKFTEFTLRFPVVPKSEIVEHEQRIFERATPVFKDRRILVVDDDAAQRARACRALSKVGAHVSEAENGALALTVLRESAPYDLVLMDINMPVLDGYTTAERIRAGHDHPGWNVLIAAYTAEPGSVVRVLARRAGMDGIISKSCSVIELITTLQALVENGNRHHLSQKSDAFSGKSILVADDDTYSRLVAKAYLERCGASVVEAEHGQAVLAHLQADGVIDAIVMDMNMPGMGGLETTASIRARADAYATVPIIALTSQSDIKAVQTCLAVGMNEVMIKPVQAGSLYACLARQFAQQRGSSVPAEAELSPTPAGKLPIVTDSELLDEKHLEELASLDLLDESFLKGIEQIRQLVTRLASSVAAGDLESTHGALHVLLGVSGNIGARALHQFARQIYPRVVEGQWPVEAEWLARIGILSERSTDALQTYFVTARASHEQRDF